The Thunnus thynnus chromosome 1, fThuThy2.1, whole genome shotgun sequence nucleotide sequence caacaggtttttttcttcccgaaaacaaaaattttaaaaatatttgtatgaaacaaatatttgtataaatccactatttgtgctttgccaaataatgtatttgtattcgggcacacccctaatagaaacatggcggtgcaacatggcgggctccgtggaaaaGGACCTGCTCCTTATGTAGatgtaaagggctcattctaaggtaacaattcttattttcaagtgattattctgatattttgattttctgGCTCACTATGAGGTTATAAATATACCTacactgtttttcagggagtaaaattaaaaaaaaaaaaaattggatttattttaaaaatcataaggataaattaatgattaaataattgATTCACTGATTTTCAAACTTTTGGGAGCTCTCTAAAGAGCCTCAACAGGTGTCAGTTTCAGCGCAGCTGCTGAACAGATGGTCGAGCCAGAAGGCAACACGGGTCCTCTAGTTAGTGTGGTGACAACAAACTCCGTTAATAACATCGCAAAATAAACATGTCCTCAGTTATTGTCAAAGGTAACTCTTTTAACATAGTTGAAGGTATTTTCTAAGTTGCCACAATTTGAGAGTGTAATTCTGCATGTAATCAATACACcagattcatatttttaaataagaTTTCCACTTTGTATCATGTAAAGTCACAGGGATCAATGTTGATTATTCCAATTAACTGCTTGATGCTACATTACACATATAGTTGAGTGTTTTTAGACTTCATGCAGTTGTTGTAATGCCACATTAAATTAGCAGTTTTCTGAATGGGGTTCAGCATGACGCCCTCCCCATGATAGATCAGGAATGTGTCGGGACATGGCAGAGCCCTCCTGGCCTGTATACCACACTGAGGACGCAGCGCagcagggcaggaggaggacATGCTGTTCACCAAGTATTTTTAACATGGTAAGACATTTTCTATTCACTAATGTATCTACTGGTGACATTTACAATAACATTTGTCACTCCGGACAGAGTTTACAGTAAACTAAGCTGTCTGGTTGGCAACAGATCCAAAGAAACTGCAGTGACACTTTGAATTTATAACAGACTATCTTTTATTAGCACTGCCATGTTGAAATTATGTTATTAATAAGTTGTAGAATTGTTTCCAGATGATTAAATAACGGCGGTCTGCTGTTCCAGGTTAACTGAAGGAGAATTATCAGCCTAACTGTGACAGCAGCCATGGATTTATTCAAGCAACAGAAAGTTGAAGATTTCTATGAAATTGGTGAAGAGTTGGGAaggtacagtacacacacacacacacacacacacacacacatatacatgcagtGTCTCATTTACTTCTGGATGGTGAATTTATGTGTATCAAAGCACAcattatttgcatgtgttttacACGTAATTTAATGAATTATGTTGGGGGCTTTACTGTAAATCAGAATCTAAATAACAGATTGTGTGAATGCACTTGTCTGTCAGTTTTATGctaatttaataaataacagGACATGAcgattttatatttattttgtttttcactaaCATGCAGGATTCAAATGTTGGAAAATTtctcttatgttttttttttttcctttttcttctttaatttgaaaaaaaaataaaattattggTATCTGTCTTATAAGTGAgctgatgtttttcttaatatttttatgttaaaggACGTACAGTATGAACGAATCACTTCAAAATACTTGTGTAAACATAGAAACAGCCTCATAGTGTtatttacagctgcaactaatgtgaaagatgttgatcactgtttcccaaaaccaaagaagcaacttaaaatgttttgtctacgacccaaagatattcagtttactgtcactgaggactaaagaaaccagaaaatattcacattaaaggaGCTTAAATCTAagaaattttgtatttttttccttataaaaataactcaaaacaataaatcagttgtcaaaatagtcaactaatcaattaatcaaccaatcgttgcagctctagtggtATTTCTCCAGATAACTCTCATACTATTTCAGTATTGTACTTCAGGCACAAACATCAGTAATATTGATAAATGTGCAGCAACATTAATCATCTGTATTGACACGTGTTGTTaccacattcatttattcacacattaaagaaaaactgaaccTTTATATCAGTGTTGGTGTCGAAAtgttattcattaaaacaatttatagagCAGAAATTTGCATTAATCAACATGCAGGTATCTGCACGAAGCAGTTATTGCTGTGCTGTAACATTATGGAAATTACACTGAATCATTAACTATGTTCAGCAcctgtgaaatgtgtttttaagtcTCTTTCACTGCTATAACAGGAGTCACACTGTGTGCAAAAGCTGCTTCCTTGACTGGAGATATCTGGCATGTATGCACAATTTCAAGtagttatttaaaatgttgaagTAAATCATAGTTTATAGAAATATTCCTAATagataaaagataaagaaaaaataagttaGCATGTATTTTAGGCCTAGTTTTGTTGCAGTGTGCTGTCAGGTGGAGACAACTGTTCTGCATGTcatgctgctttttaaaggagtCGTCTATCTTTAGCAGCAGCTGTATCTGCTCTCAGACCGGCTGCAGATGAGGAAGTAGAAGAGTGTTCGCTTACAAACCTTTCATGTGAACCGGGAAACAAAAATAGATGCAGCTGTAGAGTCATATAAACTTTGAATTTTGAATACAGCGTGAAACCCAGAAAATTTACATGCGAGTCTTTGcctctgttgtgttttaacaTGCAAGTGCGAGCGAGTGTCTGCGGTGACGAAGTGCCATGTGCCGTTTGCTGCAGAATGTGTGTGCTACTATAAATAGACTGAGGTGGTGGGAAAATTTGAGTGACAAACTAGGATCACAAGCCAACTGCAGCACTGCAGACCAGTTGTTGTTGTGGAGTGAACAACATTCAGTGAGCGGGACAACttatcaaataacaaaataactcGATGTAATTGCATCATCGTCCCATTTTCCTGCAACTgatggttattttcattaaaatactaCTAACTAActactacattgtaaatttctcaaagaacttcaggaCAAAGTCAAAAGGTTTGgatagcacaacaagctagcaaggAAATACTCTCCTGAGattgaaaatgtgatcactgttattagtctttggagtgTAGGTTTGGCTCAttatagggatgtgcagagatcccagtatttgtatctatatttgtttaggcagcaaaattatttttatctgtatttgtattcgaataaaagtagaaaggggctttaaaaatactgtttttgtttttatgacacttttaattttagaaaattaaagtgttacagtaagtgttcatgaataaactaccttacgaaggaggtctcCACATCAGGTCtggaactggagtctcccagatcatagacgactgcgctgactactgagctaaaactttactcatcacctcattgcagacagacctctacctatttatgcacccataacacagagacagcacactgtcacaaaggcgattattgctttgcacttttcatttattgcctattttttacaacctaactttgtggaaaggagaaggggaacaacaggttatggagagtcccttgagagcactttgaaTGTGttagtagctcagctttatctctggggaacacccccaacaaataatttttaaaatatttgtatgaaacaaatattcatatgaaacccactatttgtgctttgccaaataatgtatttgtattcgggcacacccctagctgattgatatgttttaaatggtttttggacaacaacagaggtctacagcacagagaaataagatatatcaggcttttggttatacacacaatacttgtaagtagatcagttaattgttggtttggttctgcacgTCTtgtcttttaataaaaaatgtactgtacaacctatacaaccctaaccctaaccctaaccctgaccctaaccttggccctgaccctaaccctaaccctgaccctgaccctggccctgaccctaaccctaaacctaaccctgaccctaaccttggccctaaccctaacccgaaccctgaccctaaccctggccctaaccctaaccctaaccttggccctaaccctaacccgaaccctgaccctaaccctggccctaaccctaaccctaaccttggccctaaccctaaccctgaccctgaccctaaccctggccctaaccctaaccctaaccttggccctaaccctaaccctggccctaaccctaatgcttATCCTGACCCTGACCCcgaccctaaccctggccctaaccctaaccctggccctaaccctaatcctattATTCCCCCATCACTTCAAGCGTAACTCAGAGATTTTACTTTGCACCTCTGTGATTCCGTATCTTGTGTTTCAGCGGGCAGTTTGCCATCGTAAAGCAATGCAGAGAGAAAAGTACGGGACTGGAATTCGCTGCCAAGTTCATAAAGAAGCGGCAGAGCATGGCCAGCTCCCGAGGAGTGCGACGGGAGGACATCGAGCGGGAGGTGGACATCCTGCAGCAGATTCAGCACCCCAACATCGTCACGCTGCACGACGTCTACGAGAACCGCACCGACGTGGTGCTCATCCTGGAGCTGTGAGCGGGAATAATCTGTCCAACACGACACACACTGATTCACACTGTCAGTTCTGAAAGActaaataatgtgtgtgttgttattggtaacactttatttaaagTCCCCAGTTTgacatttataagcagtatataaactaCAGTGACCCTGAAGCGCAGATCACAAcgacaaataacaaaacacaacagcaaataacaaaacacgacaacaaataacaaaacacaaccgcaaataacaaaacacgacaacaaataacaaaacacgacaacaaaagagaaagcacaacaacaaataacaaaacacacccgcaaaagcagaaaacacaacaacattatttgtttattatttattatttgatttgttgtcgtgctttctcttttgttgtcgtgttttgttatttgttgttgtgttttgtcatttgttgttgtgttttcctatTTGTCGTTGTGTTTTGCACGTCAGGGCCACCGTAATAAACCTTTAATAACACTATAATGTCAAGTCAAGCcaaaatatagtatatttaaaacaaccacagttgaccaaagtgctgaacaggcttaaaataccaaaataaatcaatataaaactaaataacaaataggaatgaaagaaaacaataaacataattataataaaagaATTGTGGCACAATAGAAGATGAAGTCAAGCTCAACTCAAACTGAATGCCGACGAGAAGAGGAGGGTCTCCGGCAGTGACTTTCTAGGGTCTCTGAGCAGTTCTTATATGAATAGATAAGCTGTTCCAGAGATTAGGAGCAGCCACTGCAGAGGCTTGTTCATCTCTATTTTTGTCACTGAATCTCTGAACATCCAAGAGCATCTGATTGGTCGACCTCAGTGCTCTAACTGGAGTATGATGATGCACAGTACTGCTAGATAAGGCAGCAACCAGCCCATTAAAAACCTTAAAAGCCAGCAATAAAAATCTCAAAATCAATCCTGGGATGAACAGGAAGCCGGCGGAGTGAGGCCGATACTGGTGGTGTTACATGATCACGCTTTCTTTTTCCAGTTAGAAGAGAAGCGGCTGAATTTTATACTAACTGCAGTCGACCATTCTACACCCACATACAGAGAATTACAATAGTCTAGCCGAGAGgtaataaaagcatgaataatgtatttgtccTCTTGTGGGCAGCCATAAGTGGAgtctgctgtataaacagataatgaatgacaatacagtaaaagttgtaataatataaaaaaaatattttcataggagaagttagaattgctgacaaatactgtacattagtaAATGTTCCTGCAGCTATGAATTAATTCTAAAGTTTATCTGCagtttatatgaagcttcagcagtctgagtttagtCACATTAAGAGCATATCTTTAGCTTTTATAGTACAAAATTCCCTACAGTGTCACTTTGAGCCAACATACACAATAAAAGGACCATAAacctgtgtttttaatattgtaatatatcaaaatatcaTCTGTGAGTCGGTGTGACCatctttcacctcatttatggaaccaactgatttttttatgcAGATAATAATACAGGCAGCTGGATGATAACCGTCTGTGTTGCAGGGTCTCTGGAGGTGAGCTGTTTGACTTCCTGGCCCAGAAGGAGTCTCTGAGCGAGGAAGAAGCCACTCAGTTCATCAAGCAAATCCTGGAGGGGGTGAACTACCTTCACTCCAGAAAAATAGCCCACTTTGATCTCAAGGTTTGTCCAGACAAGCATGCCGCACTCAATCTGTATTAACTGCATGTAGGagaagggctgcaactattaactatcattattgattcatttatctgttgattattttcttgattaattggttaggagtttggtctataaaatgtccaacaTGCAACCTAAAATTACTGGTTTTGTCccgatcaacagtccacaaccgaaagatattcagtttactgtcagaggacaaaagaaagcagaaaatatgagaagctggaataagaatttgtgcatttttctttaaaaaatgactcaaaatgattaatcgattatgaaagtagtagggatgtgcagagggcccagtatttgtatgtgtatttgttgaggcaggaaaattatttgtatttgtatttgaataaaagtggaaagaggcttaaaaattctgtttttgtttttatcacactTTTAATTTAGATGaagcatgtgtcagtagctcagctttatctctggggaacatcccCAACTCCggaagtgatgtccaaattaggaaatgtgcatcatgtagcaggtggatgtgactcccctcgttaagacctgctgatagacgtaacagcggagcagaggagactgagatagcgatgtaaccaacctgtgcgctggtatttgacatgatttatttttcacccagaaaacaaataacttttaaaatattgtatgaaacaaatattcataaaaaaacccactatttgtgttttgccgaataacgtatttgtattcgggcacacccctagaaAATagttctgtcaatcaactaatcattgcagacATTTCTAAAGCATGGCGGAGTCAGTGAAGTCACATTGAAGAGCACAAAGATCTCATGAACTCATTAAATTTAACTGTGACATTTTGTTAAAGTTCAGAGTTTATTGTTCAGAATGATTCAGCAGATTGTGTGTGACTGCACGTCTTCcagctgtttaaatgtttgaatgacATGTAATCAGCAGAGACCACATGCTGTAAATAATGATCCTTATCCTTGGGTCACATCAGTAAATAACAAACAGCTGTCAAACATGTGACAGTTTCTGTTGctttactgtttaaaaaaaaacagcaaaacacgTCATGTGACTTCAAGTTcaaatttgttttacacaatatttttcttgtttttcatttcttttagtTCACCGTaacagaagataaaaaaaactaacagaAGCTTAGTCACAAAAAAATCTCACCGCAAGATCCTTTTAtaaagctgttctggagcttttgatcatattgcACTGTCTCCTTCAGCAGCTGGAGGTTGCCTATgttgttcaaatttccatttttctgagcaTTTTGACAAACATCTCGTCCATGTCGGCTGAGGGTCAAAGTTCATCCTTTACCtcggaaacagcagttgacaaaacaagctCACCACAAGATCCATTtactgttctggagctttcgatcaTGATCTTATATGAACCTCAGCTTTAAAGCCGACATGGATGAGCAGCCCTTAAATTAAGCCCTTAATCAAAGTGTTGTAGATTACACTGTGAAATTTACATGTACTCTGACATCTGAACATAAATGCAACAcagcaacagcaaaacaaacaaagaaaatgcaaCAAGGAAAGCAAACAATTTCCCTCTGAATCCTGTAGAAGATACACGTTACATTGATAAGATGTGTTTGACAGATAGTGAACATAACCACATCTTTAACACCCAATCAGCATACTGGTTTCCTCCATTGTTTTaccagtaaatgtttttttgggaGGAATTTTTCCTTATCTAATCAAGGGTCTGAGGACAGAagatgttgtgttgctgtgcaGCCTGTAAAGCCTCCAGAGGCGAATtagtgatttgtgatattgagttataaaaataaaattgacttgactgtCCAGGCCTgtgttgtaaaaacaaaatacatttacttgatttctgattgatttttctgtttctgtatcacactgaaaatacataaaacatatacagaatattgaaacacatttaaaatatccCATAGTAGATACACAGTCGTTCACTGAACATCTACAATTCTCTGACAACTTCATCTGCTTGTGAAGATTGTGTGatatgactgaaagctccaCAACAGCTAATAAATGGACTTGgagattgttttctcagctgATGTTTCCAAGGtatagcttcttttttttgtaactaAATCTTATAATATCAAAAGGATTCAACACACTAAACTGTGGATTAAACCAACAGCTCTTCATGCTTTGACATTCtgtgttgttgtcttgttgCCTTTATTCAGTAAATTTATCAGATCAGTCTTCCCTCATTTTAAGTAGGATGTATCAGTTTAGACagagttcttcttcttctcgtgTTCTGACAGGTGCAGCCGGAGGAGAAGAGCACTGTAGAACAAAATGTTTCTTATACagaaagcacacaaacacaataaaatacatgagTGAGATTTGTTCCACTAGGTGGAGCAATTAGCTGTGTTTGATATAGAAATAATGAGGTGCACAGTGACTCTGACACTAATAGCTACTCTCTGTCTGTGCAGTGGCAAAAATAATGGACCCACTGAAAGTTTTGCACTTTTTgaatgtatacagtatgaagTCCTCTTTGTATTTTTGATATGTAACATGAATGTTGTAACTGTAGAGTAAatgtcatgtctgttttttttgtattttctgcagCCTGAGAACATAATGTTACTGGACAAGAATGTGCCGTTGCCAAGAATCAAACTGATCGATTTCGGTCTCGCTCACAAGATCGAAGCTGGTGTTGAGTTCAAAAACATCTTCGGAACACCAGAGTTCGTAGGTAAGACGAGTTCATCTGTTATTTATTCCTTTTTCTCAAGTTTATTAATGTTTCTGCTATTTCAATTatgataattttttttcctgccgtttgttttcctttcaagCACCGGAGATCGTCAACTACGAGCCGCTGGGATTAGAGGCGGACATGTGGAGCATCGGGGTCATCACCTACATCCTGCAAGTGaaccacaacaaaaacatgaacataattcCACTTAATGTATATCATACACTTTCCCCTCAAACAGGATGATAAACAGCACTTCCTCTAATGTTTTTTGTTCCAGGCTGAGTGGTGCTTCACCTTTCCTGGGGGAAACCAAACAAGACACCCTGAGGAACATTTTGGCCATAAATTATGAGTTTGATGAAGAGTTCTTCTGCCATACGAGTGAGCTGGCCAAGAAATTCATCAGCCAGTTGCTGGAGAAGGATACGAAGTAAGAGCTTAAGTGTAACTTATTGAATTACATTGTCCTCAGGGCACACTTGTGCTAGTTAGTACAAGAAATGtaatctctgtgtttttaaaatttgttcTGCTCACCAAAATCACATAACGCATGAGTGATTATGAAAGTTTCGCAACATGatttgagtgtttttctttctcttacagGAAAAGATTAACAATTCAAGATGCTCTTAATCACCCATGGATTAAGGTACAGTGAAaactttattacattttattttatttttgttttgtctattgtattattgtattattatcatatgttttaaatgtttgacaGTTCCTAACTTTCCCTTCTTTAAACCCTAAAGTCCAACGAGCACAAGGAGGAAAATAAAGCCCAAGAGCCGAAGAAACAGGAGCGGCGCCAGCTGAAGACGAAGCGCCTGAGGGAGTACACTATCAAATCCCACTCGAGCATGCCCCCCAACAACACCTATGTAAACTTTGAACGCTTCGCCCAGGTGGTGGAGGACATTGACCAGATGGAGAGCTCATTCGCCAGCCTGGCAGCAGCCCATGACTATCTGCAGGAAGATATCGACGCCATGGTTTCTATATACAATGAAAAGGAGGCCTGGTATAAAGAGGAGAGCGAAGAAGTGCGTCACGACATCTCACAAATCCGCTACGAGTTCCGCAAAGTGGAAGCCATGAAGAGGAGCCTGCAGGACGACATGCAGGCCTTCAGCTCCAGCCTCAGCGCCATCGGCAACCGTTACCAGGAGAGACAGAACCACCTGGACGCGCTGCGCCAGGAGCTTAGCAACGAGCTGAAATGGGTGCAGGAGGTCATGGGTTCATCTCCCATGgttggaggtggtggaggttaCCCCAACTGTAACTTCTCCACTGTCTTCAACAACGACGTGAATGAAGCCCTGAAAGAGCTGCTGAACCGCTCCTGTGGAGGAGAGCTGCTGTCCGGGATCAACCTGGACTTCACAGAACCTGGACAGCAAAGATAAATGATCAGCGATGCACAAACCATTAAGAATCACAACGGTGACTTGTACAGGTCCTTTACAAGAGGCTGCAATACGTAGGACTGTATCAGGCTCTAAAGGATGATTgatacatacaaatatttgttaaaaatacAGTTGCACATCAGAGAAGAATGATTCTATTTTTTGCAAATGATCTGTCTTTACATACAGCGCAACTCTCAGCTAAAGAACTGAGGTATATTTTTTAGTCAATAATGTCctttgtgctgtgtgtttgagaCAAATATGACTTTTTCCTGTGCATTTTGTCTATAATAACTAAATATaggtcagtatgaacatttGTGTTGGTGATATAGATGTGTGGAGATTCgagtgtgttatgctagtagcggctaatgtctTGCAGTATCTACAggacatggatgtattataagagctggataccggactaaaaatggcgcccattcagtcctataggaactGCTCGCCTGgtgcatacaccaaaaaaagtttctagcttccgggtttgcttccgtgtTGTACGGCCTACGAgctcccgctcggcccatagactttacattgtgatgacgtcacagatttttaaatcgcttttctcagcttgaggaaagttttacaaacataaaacctccatggatcaaaagttcataacagaaagagtcataatAGACAGTTCAAggggtcctgtcaacagttttacaggcgtctcttttacaatggtggtctacgGGGAAAAACctttttgggccacagggggatttttcgctgcaataccgcgagtggccactgggaaaaattggctgcaaggctgagcagtggcgccctatccagctcttattatacatccatgctacaggacacacccacttggttaggtttaggcatgagtgGTGAGatggttagtgttagggttagggtttaggggtcaaaggtcaggggtTGTCGTGTAGCACACAGACCCCTCCCTCttgctaatgtagcctggagctgctagcctccagcggagatgag carries:
- the dapk2a gene encoding death-associated protein kinase 2a yields the protein MDLFKQQKVEDFYEIGEELGSGQFAIVKQCREKSTGLEFAAKFIKKRQSMASSRGVRREDIEREVDILQQIQHPNIVTLHDVYENRTDVVLILELVSGGELFDFLAQKESLSEEEATQFIKQILEGVNYLHSRKIAHFDLKPENIMLLDKNVPLPRIKLIDFGLAHKIEAGVEFKNIFGTPEFVAPEIVNYEPLGLEADMWSIGVITYILLSGASPFLGETKQDTLRNILAINYEFDEEFFCHTSELAKKFISQLLEKDTKKRLTIQDALNHPWIKSNEHKEENKAQEPKKQERRQLKTKRLREYTIKSHSSMPPNNTYVNFERFAQVVEDIDQMESSFASLAAAHDYLQEDIDAMVSIYNEKEAWYKEESEEVRHDISQIRYEFRKVEAMKRSLQDDMQAFSSSLSAIGNRYQERQNHLDALRQELSNELKWVQEVMGSSPMVGGGGGYPNCNFSTVFNNDVNEALKELLNRSCGGELLSGINLDFTEPGQQR